TGCTATTCTAGAAAAAGACAATACGCTACAATTTATATCCGATTTTAAAAACGATACCTTGACTATCGTTGTAGGCAGTTCATGGCCAAAAGACGAAACTCTTTTACTTGACTTTATAAATAACAACACCTTAAATGTAAAGTTCATTATTGCACCTCATAACATCAAAAAAGAACAAATAGAAGAATTAAAAAATAAGATTTCAAAAAAAGTGGTTCTATTCACTGAAATGGAAGGCAAAAATCTTTCAGATTATGATGTCTTTATAATAGACACAATCGGCATTCTAACAAAAATCTATAGCTATGCTGACATCGCTTATGTAGGTGGAGGATTTGGAAAATCTGGAGTTCACAATCTATTAGAACCAGCCACTTTTGGAGTTCCAATAGTGATTGGCCCTAATTACTCCCGTTTTGCTGAAGCAATTGCTTTAGTAAACATTGGTGGTTGCGTATCTGTTTCTAAAACAAGTGAACTTAATAGTATCTTCAAAAACCTTGTTCTTGATGAAGCTTTCAGAAGCGAACAAGGACATATTTGTAGCACTTTTGTATTAATGAATAAAGGAGCAACAAATAGCATCATGAATAACATCTCCTAAAAAAGCATGTAAAAGTGATAAAAAACGCTTTGATTATATCGCAATAAATAAGGCTATTTTTTTAATTTTTACAAAAAATAAACATCCATTAAATTTTTTAGATAATTGCCTTAGCCATTTACTTCTAATTCAGTATCCGTAAATCTTAAAACAGTACCGCTAAAGAAATAATCACAGGTCTTAATCAAGTTGATCTACAAAATCATAAACACCTCATATATAGAATACTATGACTTAATTTCTATTTACAAGATACAATAAAATCGTTTAAATCTAGTCCGAAACAACTCCATTTTTTGCTACTTCTAATTTTACAATATTTAGTAAAAAATTAAATTGCATATTATTTTAAAAAAAAATTGAAAAAATAATTTACATATCAAAAATTTTATATCTTTGCGTCGAATTAATAATTAACCTTTATATTAAATTAAGATGAAAAAAGTATTTTTAAGTTTAGCTGCTGTTGCTGTTTTGACTGTTGTATCATGTAAAAAAGCTGACGCTTCTGCTGAAGACGCTTCTGCTGTAGTTGATTCTGCTGCTGTTGTTGTTGATTCTGCTGCTGCTGTAGTTGATTCTGCTGCTGTTGTTGTTGATTCTGCTGCTGCTGTTGCTACTGAAGCTGCTGCTACTGCTACTGAAGCTGCAAAAAAATAATTAGAATTTAATTCTAAAAATTTTAAAGCCATCCGCTTAGCGAGATGGCTTTTTTATTTTATATCACTTATTTACAGTCATAAAAAAGGAGCTCTTGATTAATTAATCAAGAGCTCCTTTTTACTTTACCATAAAATTTCCCTAATCTTCAAATATAAAATCATTATTGGAGAAATCTAATATTTCTGCTTTTGAACCATATTTGACTATTTCATCAATTCCTTTTTGAACCATCAACTCTGTGGTATATTTTCTGCTAGTTGCCTTGACAACACCATCAACTACAACCCTGAAAAAGAACTTCCCTTTAGTAGTTTTAAACTTCACGTAAGAACAAGTTTCAAAAACCGACCGGATATGCTCCGCGTCAGCCTCACAATCCATTCTTAATTCATATGCATTGCTAGTGAAAATTGTTTTTCCTTTTCTAGAAGTAAACTCAAATTTATAATCTCCGCTAAACCTTTTACTAATAACAAAAGAACCCATATTTTATTTAAGTGATATTTATGAATTTTCTATATAGACAAAAAAAAGCCTCTTCAAAAGAAGAGGCTTTAGTACTCAGAGCGGGACTTGAACCCGCACGAACATTGCTGTTCACTGGATTTTAAGTCCAGCGTGTCTACCAATTTCACCATCCGAGCATTATGTGGTGTCGAGCGAAAAACGGGGCTCGAACCCGCGACCTCGACCTTGGCAAGGTCGCGCTCTACCAACTGAGCTATTTTCGCATTTTCAATCGTTAAAAAGAACCGCGATACTTGTTCTGTATTGCGGATGCAAATTTAAGACATTTATTGAATTACGCAAGCCTTTTTCACAAAAAAAATCAAGATAAAAGTTAAACTTCTGATAACCTAAACTTTAAAAATAAAAAAAATTACTTTCTTGTCAGCATTCTTTTTATTTCGTTTAATTTCATTAAAGCCTCCACCGGCGTTACTGTATTTATATCTAAATTTAATATCTCTTCCTTAATTTC
The Flavobacterium sp. WC2421 genome window above contains:
- a CDS encoding DUF1508 domain-containing protein; protein product: MGSFVISKRFSGDYKFEFTSRKGKTIFTSNAYELRMDCEADAEHIRSVFETCSYVKFKTTKGKFFFRVVVDGVVKATSRKYTTELMVQKGIDEIVKYGSKAEILDFSNNDFIFED